In Nonlabens agnitus, the DNA window GAAGATGAGCCCTCGCTCGCCATGATTGTAAAGGAAAGTCTCGAAACCAGAGATTTTGAAGTCACTCTTTGTGAAGATGGTCAGAAAGCCTACGACTCCTTTTTAAGCGATGATTTTGATCTATTAGTACTGGACGTTATGATGCCCTTAATGGATGGTTTTGAACTTGCGACCAAAATCAGAAAAAACAACCCGTCGATCCCTATCGTTTTTCTAACGGCTAAAGCACAGACAGAAGATGTCCTTAAAGGTTTTCATGTAGGAGGTAATGATTATTTGAAAAAACCATTTTCTATGGAAGAATTGATTGTACGCATTCACAATCTTCTGGAACGTAAAAATGTACAGCAATCAGCTGATACGTTTAGTATAGGCAAATATCTTTTCAACTTTCCGCAGCAAAAGTTGAGTTTTGAAGAGAACGAACCCGTGAAGCTTACACATAGGGAATCCCACTTACTCTATCACCTTATACAGAATAAAAACAAGGTACTGGATCGCAGTTATATCTTACAAAAGCTTTGGGGCAGTGACGATTTTTTTACTGGCCGCAGCATGGATGTTTTTATCACAAAGTTGCGCAAGAAGCTTGCTAAAGATGAAGCTTTGGAAATCGTGAACGTTAGAGGTTATGGTTACAAATTGCTGTGCCGATAGATATAAGCATCTTATATGATGATTGTTTCATATTTCGCTTTCGCGAAAGCGAATAAATTAAAATCAAGTACTAAACGCTTACTCTATTTAGTAACCTCAACACCTTTCCAAAATGCCACATGTCCCTCAATTTCTTTGGCGGCCATTTTAGGGTCTGGATAATACCATGCGGCATCCTTATTGGTTTTATCCTCAACCTCTAATGAATAATAGCTGGCTGTTCCTTTCCAGGGACAAGAGGTAGTTTTATCGCTGGGTTTGAAGAACTCTTGTTTTAATGAAGATTTTGGGAAATAGTGGTTGTTCTCCACCACTACGGTTGTATCACTTTCTGCTATGACTTTATTGTTCCAGATGGCTTTCATAAACATAAATATAATTCAAAATCAACTATATACGTTTAAAAGAAAGTATGAATAGGAAATTACGAATCTCTTTTAAAAAGATAATTCTTGAAATATTCACGATCGTCTTCGTAAATACCTGCGATAGACAGACCTGCCTTCTGCGCAAGCCACTCCACAGTATCATCATCATATTTTTGAGAAATCTCGGTATGAATGGTTTCCCATTTCTTAAACTCAACTTGTAGGTTTAAATGCCTCACGTCAACCGTACAAGGTTCCGTGGCAAGTAGATAGCTCTTTGCCGTTCCTGTTTGTGGATCGTATGCTTCCCAATGTTCAAAAACATCTACTGGAAAATCAGCCTGCATTTCTTTATTGATGCGGTGCAAAAGATTTCTATTGAACTCCTGTGTGATGCCCTGGGAATCGGCATAAGCATTTTGAATCGTTAACGGATCTTTCTTTTGATCAAACCCCATAAACAAGACATCCTTATTGCTCATGATTTCTCTTAGCTTACTTAAAAAATCAATGGCTTCTGGATGTTGAAGATTCCCTATGTTGGAGCCTAGGACAAAAATCGCTTTGGGTCTTTTGTTGTACTGGGCAAGTTCTTCCAGCACCTTAAAATAGGTTCCTTGCTCGCCTTGCACATCTAGATTGGGAAACACTTGCAATAAATCCTGTGCCAATTGATCAATCGCATTTTGGCTAATATCGATGGGTTTATATGTAAAATCAGTTTGATGATCACACAATTCCTTGAGCAACACTTTTGTTTTTTTACCATCACCGGCACCCAACTCGATCAAATCAAAGCCGCCATCAATGGTTAATAGTTTGCGTAAATCTGTTTTATAGGAATCTATAATATTATACTCGGCTCCTGTGAGATAGTATTCTGGTAACTCCATGATTTGTTGAAATAGACGGTCGCCTTTATCATCATAGATATATTTTGAACTCAAGTATTTAGGAGATGAAGTCAGTCCTTTTTTGACATGGTCTTCAAATTCCTTTTGAAAGGTCTCTTTTTTAGTCATAAAGATTGGGCTAGTCTTAAGCCTGTAAATTGCCATCTCAAATAAGGATGGAAAAAATTGCGGTAGGTAGGACGTGCATGGTTGGCTGCAGTGGCAATGGAACTACCTCTTAATACTTTTTGATTGACCATGAATTTACCATTGTACTCGCCTAGAGCACCATCTGGTTTCTGGTAATTGGGATAAGGTAGGTAAGCACTTTCTGTCCATTCCCATCGTTCACCCCATTTGAATTTATCTTGAGCTATTTCCCATTCAAATTCAGTAGGTAGTCTCAAACCTTTCCATTGTGCAAAGGCATAAGCTTCATAGTAGGAAATATGAGTGACGGCTGCATTCTTATCTATTTCTAGGGATCCCGAAAGTAAATAGTTGTTCCATGTACCGTTGTCATTAAACCAGTACATAGGTGCGTTTATGTCGTTTTTTTGAACCCAATCCCAACCTTCTGTAT includes these proteins:
- a CDS encoding response regulator transcription factor; this translates as MNSSKIKILLAEDEPSLAMIVKESLETRDFEVTLCEDGQKAYDSFLSDDFDLLVLDVMMPLMDGFELATKIRKNNPSIPIVFLTAKAQTEDVLKGFHVGGNDYLKKPFSMEELIVRIHNLLERKNVQQSADTFSIGKYLFNFPQQKLSFEENEPVKLTHRESHLLYHLIQNKNKVLDRSYILQKLWGSDDFFTGRSMDVFITKLRKKLAKDEALEIVNVRGYGYKLLCR
- a CDS encoding DUF427 domain-containing protein, encoding MKAIWNNKVIAESDTTVVVENNHYFPKSSLKQEFFKPSDKTTSCPWKGTASYYSLEVEDKTNKDAAWYYPDPKMAAKEIEGHVAFWKGVEVTK
- a CDS encoding L-histidine N(alpha)-methyltransferase, with translation MTKKETFQKEFEDHVKKGLTSSPKYLSSKYIYDDKGDRLFQQIMELPEYYLTGAEYNIIDSYKTDLRKLLTIDGGFDLIELGAGDGKKTKVLLKELCDHQTDFTYKPIDISQNAIDQLAQDLLQVFPNLDVQGEQGTYFKVLEELAQYNKRPKAIFVLGSNIGNLQHPEAIDFLSKLREIMSNKDVLFMGFDQKKDPLTIQNAYADSQGITQEFNRNLLHRINKEMQADFPVDVFEHWEAYDPQTGTAKSYLLATEPCTVDVRHLNLQVEFKKWETIHTEISQKYDDDTVEWLAQKAGLSIAGIYEDDREYFKNYLFKRDS